CGGGGCTAGCTTCCAATACACCCCAGAGGGATAGCAGTTCAGATGCTCACCCCACCAGCCCAGTGTATGAGGTGTTAGGGCCAGCACCAGCGAGTATCTTACGGGTGGCGAATCGATATCGATGGCAGATTATGCTGAAGTTTGCGCCTAATTCGCTGCCAGAATTACCGGATTTCAACGAGTTGCGCCTTTTGTGCCCGTCCTCAGTCAGCTTGACAATAGACGTTGACCCGCTGAATTTGATGTAATACCCAAGCCTGAACTCAGGTTCTGATTTCACACTAATTCATCGGGGTTGATGCCCATTGCCCTCAAGCGTTCTGCCAAGCGCTCAGCGCGTTCTTCTGCAAGCTGTGCGATTTCCGTACCATCTAGCAGCAAGTTTCCCTGAGTATCCCACCAGCGCAACCAGGGAAATTCCATATTTGTGTATCGTCCCTGCCAAATCCCCAACTCTACCCCTAAAGGCTCGATGGGATAGTGTCCGCGCTCGTTAGGCTGCATCATCTGATAGCGCCCGTTAATTAATTGGTACACTTCCACTCGTGCCAGATTGACTTCATAGATGCCATAGAAGGGAACGCGAATCGCCTGCTCGTAAACCCAAAACTTGCCAGTTATCGGCGTTCTGTCTCGTTCTTGGGAACCATCCCCAGAGACAAACTCCAACACAATCAGCGGCGCAACGTATTCTTGCCACAAGACATAAGAACGTCGGTATTGACCGTTCAAAGTCGGCGGGACATTCGGCACATAAAACCAATCTGGTGCTTCTGCTCCTCTTTCAGGCGGTTCCGTTATCCGCCAATAGATCCCGCTATCCCGACCGATACAGTATTGTCCATCGGGATGAATTTGCTGCAAAACTGGTTCTATACAATGGGTCAGCAAATCGCCTTGGGGCGGTTCTTGAAAGTTTTTCACAAATGTGCCATCGGAGTCTGGTAACTGGGTATGG
This DNA window, taken from Coleofasciculus sp. FACHB-T130, encodes the following:
- a CDS encoding Uma2 family endonuclease; the protein is MTSAEIPFAVGFTLPDHTQLPDSDGTFVKNFQEPPQGDLLTHCIEPVLQQIHPDGQYCIGRDSGIYWRITEPPERGAEAPDWFYVPNVPPTLNGQYRRSYVLWQEYVAPLIVLEFVSGDGSQERDRTPITGKFWVYEQAIRVPFYGIYEVNLARVEVYQLINGRYQMMQPNERGHYPIEPLGVELGIWQGRYTNMEFPWLRWWDTQGNLLLDGTEIAQLAEERAERLAERLRAMGINPDELV